A stretch of Triticum aestivum cultivar Chinese Spring chromosome 1D, IWGSC CS RefSeq v2.1, whole genome shotgun sequence DNA encodes these proteins:
- the LOC100682439 gene encoding calcium-dependent protein kinase 2: MSGEGEGRRRVLDILAGSDDDSDGPAEDYSKIQINEGYARKFEHRKRREALERLKEKKKKGVVADPDDEDEDDSDDESDEDEAVAAASRRVDRRVLQVIRRIRSGDSAIFDKDAKVYSSSSEDEDDAEGEPKEGKKAKKERPLYLKDVNAQHLLEEGPEFAAQAGRGSKYDRIAYNELQREGLKEFLEAEKKALGDGDDEEDDLFKAKQAEGDGGDSEEDEDEKQTEELLVEVFGDDDKLDENEKFLKNYILNRPYLEPVPEKFSLDDIQEVSQEEDVIETQEDYEDIYNKLGDYKFRHEEVEASEGVVTDRVMGHPRVVEGSVRKKESGRKKQRKSKEERLARAKQEQAEELKHLKNLKKKEIAEKLEKIRMIAGIEGEAACKLGADDLEEDFDPEDYDRKMQEMFDDSYYGADEVDPGFGSGDDLDLVKPDFDKEDELLGLPKDWALDGKEGSTATGEKKKKKKNKELANGEEEGEKKKGKISLKDKVELEKELDEYYKLDYEDTIGDLKTRFKYRQVQPNSFGLETYEILQSDDRDLNQYVSMKKLAPYREDEWQGSKGAPSSGGLPLWKQVSISDALLTNEILVMRRIVENVAPHPNVISLHDVYEDAHGVHLVLELCSGGELFDRIIGRERYSEFDAAAVVRQIAGGLKALHKANIIHRDLKPENCLFSDRKEDSTLKIMDFGLSSVEDFSDPVVALFGSVDYVSPEALSRQEVSTASDMWSVGVILYILLSGCPPFHAATNQEKQQRILQGEFSFQEHTWKTITSSAKDLISSLLSVEPYKRPTASDLLMHPWVIGDCAKQDRIDAEVVSKLQRFNARRKLRAAAIASVLSSKVALRTKRLRSLLGTHDLSSEELDNLRQHFARICADGENATLTEFEQVLKAMKMDSLIPLAPRVFDLFDNNRDGTVDMREILCGLSSLRNSRGDNALRLCFQMYDADRSGCISKEELASMLRALPEECLPGDIAEPGKLDEMFDTMDANGDGEVTFDEFKAAMQKDSALQDVVLSSLRPGQQ; the protein is encoded by the exons atgagtggagagggggaggggaggaggagggtgcTGGACATCCTCGCGGGCTCCGACGACGACTCGGACGGCCCCGCCGAGGACTACTCCAAGATCCAGATCAACGAGGGGTACGCTCGGAAATTCGAGCACAGGAAGCGGCGCGAGGCGCTGGAGCGcctcaaggagaagaagaagaagggcgtcGTCGCCGAccccgacgacgaggacgaggacgactccgacgacgagtcGGATGAGGAcgaggccgtcgccgccgcctcgcgccgcgtcGACCGCCGCGTGCTCCAGGTCATCCGCCGCATCCGTAGCGGCGACAGCGCCATCTTCGACAAGGACGCCAAGGTGTACTCCTCCTCGTCGGAGGAcgaggacgacgccgagggggaGCCCAAGGAggggaagaaggccaagaaggagcgCCCACTGTACCTCAAGGACGTCAACGCCCAGCACCTGCTCGAGGAGGGCCCCGAGTTCGCGGCGCAGGCTGGCCGTGGCAGCAAGTATGACCGGATTGCGTACAACGAGCTCCAGAGGGAGGGGCTGAAGGAGTTCcttgaggcggagaagaaggcaTTGGGGGATGGCGATGACGAGGAGGACGATCTGTTCAAGGCGAAGCAGGCTGAAGGAGATGGTGGCGACAGCGAAGAGGACGAAGACGAGAAGCAGACCGAGGAGCTGTTGGTTGAGGTTTTTGGGGATGATGACAAGCTGGATGAAAATGAGAAGTTTTTGAAGAATTACATCCTCAATAGGCCGTACCTTGAACCAGTGCCGGAAAAGTTCTCGCTGGATGATATCCAGGAGGTCTCACAGGAAGAGGATGTGATCGAAACTCAGGAGGACTATGAGGATATTTATAATAAGTTGGGGGATTATAAATTCCGGCATGAGGAGGTGGAAGCTTCAGAGGGAGTGGTGACTGATCGGGTAATGGGACATCCCCGGGTTGTTGAGGGGTCTGTGAGGAAGAAGGAGAGCGGCAGAAAGAAGCAGCGCAAGAGCAAAGAGGAACGGCTTGCGCGAGCCAAGCAGGAGCAGGCAGAGGAGCTGAAGCATCTCAAGAATTTGAAGAAGAAAGAGATTGCTGAGAAGCTTGAGAAGATCCGGATGATTGCTGGAATTGAAGGGGAAGCTGCCTGTAAGCTTGGTGCAGATGACTTGGAGGAAGATTTTGATCCAGAGGATTATGACAGGAAAATGCAGGAGATGTTCGACGACAGCTACTATGGTGCTGATGAGGTTGATCCTGGGTTTGGAAGTGGAGATGATTTGGATTTGGTCAAACCTGATTTTGACAAGGAAGATGAATTGCTTGGGCTACCTAAAGATTGGGCTCTTGATGGTAAAGAAGGGTCTACTGCCACTggtgagaagaaaaagaagaagaaaaataaggagCTTGCAAATGGTGAGGAGGAAGGCGAGAAAAAGAAGGGGAAGATCTCTCTCAAGGACAAGGTGGAGCTTGAGAAGGAGCTTGATGAGTATTATAAGCTAGACTACGAGGACACCATTGGAGATCTGAAGACACGGTTCAAATATAGGCAAGTTCAGCCAAACAGTTTTGGCCTGGAGACGTATGAGATACTGCAATCAGATGACAGGGATCTGAACCAATATGTATCCATGAAGAAGTTAGCACCATATAGGGAGGATGAATGGCAG GGGTCAAAGGGCGCGCCGAGCTCGGGCGGCCTCCCGCTGTGGAAGCAGGTATCCATCTCCGACGCACTGCTCACTAACGAGATTCTTGTCATGAGGAGGATAGTGGAGAACGTCGCGCCGCACCCGAACGTCATCAGCCTGCACGATGTCTACGAGGATGCGCACGGTGTGCACCTCGTCCTCGAGCTGTGCTCGGGCGGCGAGCTGTTCGACAGGATCATAGGGCGCGAGCGGTACTCGGAGTTTGATGCGGCCGCTGTTGTTAGGCAGATTGCTGGTGGGTTGAAGGCTCTTCACAAGGCAAACATCATACACAGGGACTTGAAGCCAGAGAACTGCCTCTTCTCGGACAGAAAAGAAGATTCCACACTGAAGATTATGGATTTCGGTTTGAGTTCTGTAGAAGATTTCAGTGACCCGGTTGTGGCGCTGTTTGGGTCGGTAGATTATGTTTCACCGGAAGCACTCTCGCGGCAAGAGGTTTCGACTGCAAGTGATATGTGGTCTGTTGGGGTGATTCTGTATATTCTTTTATCCGG ATGCCCACCATTTCATGCTGCAACTAATCAAGAAAAGCAGCAAAGGATCCTGCAA GGTGAATTCAGTTTTCAGGAGCACACATGGAAAACAATAACTTCATCAGCCAAAGATTTGATTTCCAGTCTTCTTTCCGTCGAACCTTACAAAAGGCCCACAGCAAGCGAT CTCTTGATGCATCCTTGGGTGATAGGAGACTGCGCCAAGCAAGATCGCATAGATGCAGAGGTCGTCTCGAAACTGCAGAGGTTCAATGCTAGAAGGAAATTGAGGGCGGCAGCGATAGCCAGCGTCCTGAGCAGCAAAGTGGCATTGAGGACAAAAAGGCTGAGGAGTCTTTTGGGAACCCATGACCTTAGCTCGGAAGAGCTAGATAACCTGCGGCAACATTTTGCAAGGAT ATGTGCAGACGGAGAGAACGCCACACTAACAGAATTCGAGCAGGTGCTGAAAGCAATGAAGATGGACTCCCTGATCCCTCTAGCTCCTCGTGTGTTTGATTTGTTCGACAACAACCGTGACGGAACCGTGGACATGAGGGAGATCCTCTGCGGGCTCTCCAGCCTGAGGAACTCGCGGGGTGACAATGCTCTCCGACTCTGCTTCCAG ATGTATGATGCCGATCGGTCGGGCTGCATCAGCAAGGAAGAGCTGGCGTCGATGCTCCGG GCGCTGCCTGAGGAGTGCCTCCCCGGGGACATCGCGGAGCCGGGGAAGCTGGACGAGATGTTCGACACCATGGACGccaacggcgacggcgaggtcacCTTCGACGAGTTCAAGGCGGCGATGCAGAAGGACAGCGCCCTCCAGGACGTGGTCCTCTCATCCCTGCGCCCCGGGCAGCAGTAG
- the LOC606338 gene encoding large ribosomal subunit protein eL30 — MAPTKKAKKSGENINNKLQLVMKSGKYTLGYKTVLKTLRSSKGKLIILANNCPPLRKSEIEYYAMLAKISVHHFHGNNVDLGTACGKYYRVCCLSILDPGDSDIISTTTTTQ; from the exons ATGGCTCCCACCAAGAAGGCG AAGAAGAGCGGGGAGAACATCAACAACAAGCTGCAGCTGGTGATGAAGAGCGGCAAGTACACGCTCGGCTACAAGACCGTCCTCAAGACGCTCCGCAGCTCCAAGG GGAAGCTGATCATCCTCGCAAACAACTGCCCTCCCCTTAGGAAGTCAGAGATTGAGTACTACGCTATGTTGGCGAAAATTAGCGTGCACCATTTCCATGGAA ACAATGTTGATCTTGGAACTGCCTGCGGCAAGTACTACCGGGTGTGCTGCCTCAGCATCCTCGACCCTG GTGACTCGGACATcatcagcaccaccaccaccacccagtga